A window of Daphnia pulicaria isolate SC F1-1A chromosome 10, SC_F0-13Bv2, whole genome shotgun sequence contains these coding sequences:
- the LOC124314871 gene encoding vacuolar protein sorting-associated protein 33A-like, whose product MTRMRRDIGVDCDPPISPLFDTLMIIDRTVDLITPVVTQLTYEGLIDEFYGIKHNTVKLPGEHFQASSHAGQSPRSDGSSVKSVVLNSAEELYADLRDKNFSAVGTALSRKAKAISAVAWITPLLHLEVLRFLHSHAIVEKYS is encoded by the exons ATGACTCGAATGCGACGTGATATTGGGGTAGACTGTGATCCCCCCATATCTCCGTTGTTCGACACTCTCATGATCATTGATAGGACTGTAGATTTGATAACTCCTGTTGTCACTCAGTTGACCTATGAGGGTCTTATCGACGAATTCTATGGAATAAAACATA ATACAGTCAAGCTTCCAGGAGAACATTTTCAAGCCTCATCACATGCGGGCCAGTCACCTCGCTCTGATGGTAGCTCTGTTAAATCTGTTGTTCTAAACTCGGCCGAAGAGCTTTACGCTGATTTGAG GGACAAGAACTTTTCAGCCGTGGGTACTGCACTCAGTCGCAAAGCTAAAGCTATTTCAGCAGTAGCCTGGATAACGCCATTGTTGCATTTGGAGGTGTTAAGGTTTCTGCATTCGCACGCGATAGTGGAGAAATATTCCTAG